A region from the Deltaproteobacteria bacterium genome encodes:
- the asnB gene encoding asparagine synthase (glutamine-hydrolyzing): protein MSKHSLAPLTGTPFECQRQGPRLRSPASCNTAALERSPRSTADLHMCGIVAILEVGGAGSVSRALLDRMAQAIAHRGPDERGLWVEGPIGLAAQRLRVVDLATGQQPLANEDGGIRLVANGEIYNADAVRRALLAGGHRFASRTDTEVILHAYEDDGPACLDRLEGMFAFALWDGPRRRLVLARDRFGEKPLYYARLPHAFLLASELKALLVHPDVSRELDSRALVHYLAHEYVPAPDAIFRAVRKLPPAHYMTVEADGTETIDRYWAPPRPTGPAPPAPEAAEEVVGRLRRSVASRVLCDVPWGCLLSGGIDSSLVTALAAEASSAPVKTFAIGFDEPTYDERRYAAAAARRFGTEHHETVVRGEDAAALLPEVARVFDEPFADASSLPAVMLSRLAREQVTVVLSGDGGDELFCGYPTQTAHRAAEAYGRLPRLARRAVAAAAEWLPTSHRYLSFDFALRRFLRDAARPAIERHLRWMGSFPPEGQARLLAAEAQREARLADPYATAREAVAAWGPETASDVATALDLLFYLADDNLVQADRASMSVALEVRAPFLDRAVAEYALRLPAVLRRGLWRTKPLLRRAARSLLPARIRRRPKHGFGVPTGAWLRGPLRQLAVELLEPGRLRRQGLFDPPYVSALLDRHLRGVANHRKELWTLLMFELWAGAYLGG from the coding sequence ATGAGCAAACATTCACTCGCGCCTTTAACCGGGACGCCTTTTGAGTGTCAACGGCAAGGACCGCGTTTGCGCTCTCCTGCGTCGTGTAATACAGCGGCGCTCGAGCGTAGCCCCCGCTCGACTGCGGACCTCCACATGTGCGGCATCGTCGCGATCCTCGAGGTCGGCGGGGCGGGCTCCGTCTCGCGTGCGCTCCTCGACCGCATGGCCCAGGCCATCGCGCACCGCGGGCCTGATGAGCGGGGACTCTGGGTCGAGGGACCGATCGGTCTCGCCGCGCAGCGGCTGCGGGTGGTCGACCTGGCGACGGGGCAGCAGCCGCTGGCAAACGAGGATGGCGGCATCCGGCTGGTCGCGAACGGCGAGATCTACAATGCCGACGCCGTGCGCCGTGCCCTCCTGGCGGGCGGCCACCGGTTCGCGAGCCGCACCGACACCGAGGTCATCCTCCACGCCTACGAGGATGACGGCCCTGCCTGCCTCGACCGGCTCGAAGGCATGTTCGCCTTCGCGCTCTGGGACGGGCCGCGGCGGCGCCTCGTCCTGGCTCGCGATCGCTTCGGGGAGAAGCCGCTCTACTACGCACGACTCCCGCACGCGTTTCTCCTCGCCTCGGAGCTGAAGGCGCTCCTCGTTCACCCCGACGTGTCCCGCGAGCTCGATTCGCGGGCGCTCGTCCACTACCTGGCCCACGAGTACGTGCCGGCCCCCGACGCGATCTTCCGCGCCGTCCGGAAGCTGCCACCTGCGCACTACATGACGGTCGAGGCCGACGGGACGGAGACGATCGACAGGTACTGGGCGCCCCCGCGGCCGACCGGGCCGGCCCCTCCGGCGCCCGAGGCGGCGGAAGAGGTGGTCGGGCGGCTCCGCCGCTCGGTCGCGTCCCGCGTCCTGTGCGACGTCCCGTGGGGCTGTCTCCTCTCGGGCGGTATCGACTCGAGCCTGGTGACGGCGCTCGCCGCGGAGGCGTCCTCCGCGCCGGTCAAGACCTTCGCCATCGGCTTCGACGAGCCGACGTACGACGAGCGCCGCTACGCGGCGGCGGCGGCGCGGAGGTTCGGCACCGAGCACCACGAGACGGTCGTTCGGGGCGAGGACGCGGCCGCGCTCCTCCCCGAGGTCGCGCGCGTCTTCGACGAGCCCTTTGCCGATGCGAGCAGCTTGCCGGCCGTCATGCTGTCGCGCCTCGCGCGGGAGCAGGTGACCGTCGTGCTCTCCGGCGACGGCGGGGACGAGCTCTTCTGCGGCTACCCGACCCAGACCGCGCATCGAGCCGCCGAGGCCTATGGTCGCCTGCCGCGCCTGGCCCGACGCGCCGTCGCCGCCGCCGCCGAGTGGCTGCCGACCTCGCATCGTTACCTGAGCTTCGACTTCGCGCTCCGCCGCTTCCTGCGCGACGCGGCCCGGCCGGCCATCGAGCGCCACCTCCGCTGGATGGGCAGCTTCCCGCCCGAGGGGCAGGCGCGTCTCTTGGCGGCGGAGGCGCAGCGCGAGGCACGGCTCGCCGACCCCTACGCCACGGCGCGCGAGGCCGTGGCGGCCTGGGGGCCGGAGACCGCGAGCGACGTGGCGACCGCCCTCGACCTCCTCTTCTACCTCGCCGACGACAACCTGGTGCAGGCCGACCGGGCGTCCATGTCGGTGGCGCTCGAGGTCCGTGCGCCGTTCCTCGACCGGGCTGTCGCGGAGTACGCGCTCCGCCTCCCCGCCGTGCTGCGCCGCGGCCTCTGGCGGACGAAGCCCTTGCTGCGCCGGGCGGCCCGCTCGCTTCTCCCCGCGCGCATCCGGCGTCGCCCGAAGCACGGGTTCGGCGTGCCGACCGGCGCCTGGCTGCGGGGCCCGCTGCGCCAGCTGGCCGTCGAGCTCCTTGAGCCAGGGCGCCTGCGCCGGCAAGGGCTCTTCGACCCGCCGTACGTCTCCGCCCTCCTCGACCGCCACCTGCGCGGCGTGGCAAACCATCGCAAGGAGCTCTGGACGCTGCTCATGTTCGAGCTGTGGGCGGGGGCATACCTGGGCGGATGA
- a CDS encoding phospholipid carrier-dependent glycosyltransferase: MKRRLLLVVALAAPLFAWRLGRPGFSDTEGMYAEPAREMVLTGDWVTPRMNGEPFLTKPPLAYWLAASVMALAGPTELARVGPTLAALGTVLVTGGLGMDLFGEGAGLAAAVVLATMEGFLLEARLLRADMLLVLAVSTTLWCYVRLCRGGGRAAALGLWTAVALGVLGKGLLALVLPGAAIALAELVGGELGPRTVGARLRALRVPLGIAVVAALALPWHVAAALRNPGFLWDYVVNQHLLAFFDAKLPRDSIPDSLTFFWAMFSLRTLPWGLLLPAALIHGWQARDRRAERGLVLAWIASVLVLFSLASGRLEHYSLPALPAVALLVGDLVAETAAGRSRVSRRWLVVPPAAVAGLALVLAAREPAGIIRELDPTLAGYGLDRLVKPTALVLAAGLSVFAVLIAIRRARPALVVGAVTAAVVFGLAEIARERVEPLFSWRPFARAIDDGTTIFFRASDEYQLCGGLDYYTGRYVALLAPPGWSPPTFLAGRTERLFVPRTELERAWRGGNALLVADDVPGPADEAAIVPGPYELLARAGERVLVRPAQR, from the coding sequence ATGAAGCGGCGGCTCCTGCTCGTCGTCGCCCTCGCGGCCCCGCTCTTTGCCTGGCGACTCGGGCGGCCCGGCTTCTCGGACACCGAGGGGATGTACGCCGAGCCGGCCCGCGAGATGGTGCTCACCGGTGACTGGGTCACGCCCCGAATGAACGGCGAGCCCTTCCTCACCAAGCCGCCGCTCGCGTACTGGCTCGCGGCAAGCGTCATGGCCCTCGCCGGGCCGACGGAGCTCGCCCGCGTCGGGCCGACGCTCGCCGCGCTCGGCACCGTGCTGGTGACGGGCGGCCTCGGGATGGACCTCTTCGGCGAGGGTGCCGGGCTGGCAGCGGCAGTCGTCCTGGCCACGATGGAGGGCTTCCTGCTCGAGGCGCGGCTGCTCCGTGCCGACATGCTCCTCGTCCTGGCGGTCAGCACCACGCTCTGGTGCTACGTTCGCCTCTGCCGTGGTGGCGGCCGGGCGGCGGCGCTCGGCCTGTGGACGGCGGTCGCGCTCGGTGTGCTCGGCAAGGGGCTTCTCGCGCTCGTGCTGCCGGGCGCGGCGATCGCGCTTGCCGAGCTGGTCGGCGGCGAGCTCGGGCCGCGGACAGTCGGCGCCCGGCTGCGGGCGCTCCGCGTGCCGCTCGGCATCGCCGTCGTCGCCGCGCTGGCGCTCCCCTGGCACGTCGCGGCGGCGCTGCGCAATCCGGGCTTTCTCTGGGACTACGTCGTGAACCAGCACCTCCTCGCCTTCTTCGACGCCAAGCTGCCACGCGACTCGATTCCGGACTCGCTCACCTTCTTCTGGGCGATGTTCTCGCTGCGGACGCTTCCGTGGGGCCTCCTCCTTCCCGCCGCGCTGATCCACGGCTGGCAGGCCCGGGACCGGCGGGCAGAGCGCGGCTTGGTGCTGGCCTGGATCGCGAGCGTGCTCGTGCTCTTCTCGCTCGCGTCCGGCAGGCTCGAGCACTACTCGCTGCCTGCGCTTCCGGCCGTCGCCCTCCTCGTGGGCGACCTCGTGGCCGAGACAGCAGCGGGCCGCAGCCGCGTCAGCCGCCGGTGGCTTGTCGTGCCGCCGGCCGCCGTCGCCGGCCTCGCGCTCGTGCTCGCGGCGCGGGAGCCTGCGGGGATCATCCGCGAGCTCGATCCGACGCTCGCCGGATACGGGCTGGACCGGCTGGTGAAGCCGACCGCGCTCGTGCTCGCGGCGGGGCTCAGCGTGTTCGCCGTGCTGATCGCCATCCGGCGCGCCCGGCCGGCGCTCGTCGTCGGGGCGGTGACCGCGGCGGTGGTCTTCGGCCTCGCCGAGATCGCCCGCGAGCGGGTCGAGCCGCTCTTCTCCTGGCGCCCGTTCGCGCGTGCGATCGATGACGGCACCACGATCTTCTTTCGGGCCTCCGACGAGTACCAGCTCTGCGGCGGCCTGGACTACTACACCGGGCGCTACGTCGCCCTCCTCGCCCCGCCCGGCTGGTCGCCGCCGACCTTCCTCGCCGGCCGCACCGAGCGGCTCTTCGTGCCGCGGACCGAGCTGGAGCGCGCCTGGCGAGGCGGCAACGCCCTGCTCGTCGCAGACGATGTCCCGGGACCGGCCGACGAGGCGGCGATCGTCCCCGGACCGTACGAGCTGCTGGCCCGAGCGGGCGAACGCGTTCTCGTCCGGCCGGCGCAACGTTGA